A region from the Aegilops tauschii subsp. strangulata cultivar AL8/78 chromosome 5, Aet v6.0, whole genome shotgun sequence genome encodes:
- the LOC109735708 gene encoding cation/calcium exchanger 5, translated as MASLPYTAAACASVRADPAPGLLNYAAVHSCLLRADRRLSLPVLALLLLLHFRFLAVAAGAHFSPAVSRLASRLRLSPSMAAVTLLALGNGAPDAFASAAALRGEGGLPRAGLAAILSAGAFVSAFVVGAVSLIAAPFAVPPASFTRDVFLYLLAASALFYIYLSAEIFLWQAVGLVLFYVFFVGLVFYMDLGAAGKAVSSAEQETANGMSRGAMDLPVSVEHQKQRKASLWTVLTKVTRVWDWPVTFLLKLTIPSTLPSEWNKFYVCANICLCPLILLYSFSSFIPLDSRIVFLLPQIRFPLWSVVLLVSFCLALSHFRFEKESPETENIASTLISFVMSVFWISTMAGELLNCLAAIGVIMDLPPAILGMTVLAWGNSVGDLVADVALAKNGQPTIAIAGCFAGPMFNMLVGLGTALVMQTAGVYPKAFVLEFHVGIVVAFVFLLLSLMATLLVVTWARFRVPRFWGYCLMGLYILFTIVSIAIGSSSG; from the exons ATGGCCTCCCTCCCATAcaccgccgccgcctgcgcctcCGTCAGAGCCGACCCCGCCCCGGGACTCCTCAACTACGCAGCCGTCCACTCCTGCCTCCTGCGCGCCGACCGCCGCCTCTCCCTCCCCGTcctcgcgctcctcctcctcctccacttcCGCTTCCTCGCCGTGGCCGCGGGGGCCCACTTCTCCCCCGCCGTCTCCCGCCTCGCGTCCCGCCTCCGCCTCTCCCCGTCCATGGCCGCCGTTACGCTCCTCGCGCTCGGAAACGGCGCCCCAGATGCGTTTGCTTCCGCTGCCGCGCtacgcggcgagggcgggctgCCCCGGGCCGGGCTGGCCGCCATCCTCTCCGCGGGCGCCTTCGTGTCCGCGTTTGTCGTCGGCGCCGTCTCCCTTATCGCCGCGCCCTTCGCTGTCCCGCCGGCTTCATTCACGCGCGACGTCTTCTTATACCTTCTCGCCGCGTCGGCGCTTTTCTACATCTACCTCAGCGCCGAGATATTTCTGTGGCAGGCCGTCGGGCTCGTGCTCTTCTATGTCTTCTTCGTCGGCTTAGTGTTTTATATGGATTTGGGCGCGGCGGGAAAGGCAGTCAGCTCTGCCGAGCAGGAGACAGCGAATGGCATGAGCCGCGGGGCGATGGACTTGCCAGTCTCAGTGGAGCATCAGAAGCAACGCAAAGCTAGTTTGTGGACGGTGCTCACCAAG GTAACAAGAGTTTGGGATTGGCCTGTGACATTTCTTTTGAAGCTCACGATACCGTCAACGCTTCCTTCTGAATGGAACAAATTTTACGTCTGTGCAAACATCTGTCTATGCCCTCTCATACTACTATATTCTTTTAGCTCATTCATTCCATTGGATAGCCGAATAGTATTTCTTCTCCCTCAAATCCGCTTCCCCCTCTGGTCTGTTGTGCTTCTGGTTAGCTTTTGTTTGGCTCTATCCCACTTTCGTTTTGAGAAAGAATCACCAGAAACAGAAAACATTGCAAGTACCCTCATATCATTTGTAATGAGCGTCTTCTGGATCTCAACCATGGCCGGAGAGCTCCTGAACTGCCTGGCAGCAATTGGAGTTATTATGGATCTCCCTCCAGCTATACTTGGCATGACAGTCTTGGCATGGGGGAATTCTGTTGGTGATCTTGTTGCTGATGTGGCATTGGCCAAGAACGGCCAACCTACAATCGCCATTGCTGGCTGTTTTGCTGGCCCAATGTTCAACATGCTTGTTGGATTAGGAACTGCCCTAGTGATGCAGACAGCAGGAGTGTATCCCAAAGCCTTTGTACTTGAATTCCATGTTGGAATTGTTGTTGCATTTGTGTTTCTTCTTCTGAGCTTGATGGCAACCCTGTTGGTGGTAACCTGGGCCAGATTCCGGGTACCCAGATTCTGGGGCTACTGCCTAATGGGGCTCTACATATTGTTTACCATAGTGAGTATCGCCATTGGGAGCTCTTCTGGATGA